Below is a genomic region from Medicago truncatula cultivar Jemalong A17 chromosome 3, MtrunA17r5.0-ANR, whole genome shotgun sequence.
cGAGGCTGAGGGACTTTTATACCACCtaccttggtagggccaacTTATTGGCTGGTACGGAGGATCCAGATGAGCTTGAGGAGCTGGCGAGGGTTAGGACTTACTGCGTCCGGTGTTACCTTCTCTACTTggtcggatgcttgttgtttggcgatagaagcaacaagcgcatcAAGTTGGTATATCTGACGACCATGGAGGACGGCTACGCAAGGATGCATAATTATTCCTGGGGAGGGATGACACTCGCTTACCTATACGGCGAGTTAGCTGATGTGTGTAGGCCTGGAGACAAAGCTCTTGGggggagcgtgacactgctcactgtaagaaaacttatattttatttttttgttaactttatttctttgttaaattttatttttttttgttatattttccgtGTGTAatcatttataaatgttatttgtttggtttgtgcagacatggtttttggcgcattttcctgGGTTTTATAGTGTTGATCCAACACTGACTACATGGAAAACTATCCGGTtgcagcgaggtggaagctcCAGAAGGGTCATGGGGAGGGGATCATGTATCGGTCACTGCTTGATCGTATACAGTTAGATGATGTATGCTGGAGGTCGTACGAGGAGCACAGAGAGATCCAGGACTtcgaggaggttttctggtattctggCTGGATTATGTGTGGTGtccgtagggtgtaccgtcactttcccgagagggttttgaggcagtacaGATACGTGCAGACCATCCCCAGACATCCCACGGATGTTGTAGAGCTCCCACTCCCTTACATTGTGCAGGCgttcgtcgacttccgcactcacacgcttaaggcggacgattggggtgagcaggcaggagagCATACATGGCGGATGGCTGATGGCTATATGCtatggtacactagggtgtctcaccctcagatttTGCCACCTCTCCCTggagatcttccgaggcctgcaaatgaagagcaTATCATTGCAGACCAGTTGGAGCGGTAAGAGGCGAGAAGCTCGTCTGACACCTACGACATGGTTAGCGGCGCTGATGCACAGTTGGGCCaggaggtcatgagcatgacccctcagcagTGGTTTCAGTCCATGACGCAtatgagggagcagatcgcgccgatCTTGACCAAGATGCAAggccagaggccgaggaggaggcaccatcaGCACGACCAGGACCAGtagtaggattttttttttgttaggacttgttttttagtttttcaggACATTGATTTGTGTTAtctcgattttggggtatcaagtcattaattaggcttgaacctttcaatctttgatattctctattttttcttgggaagggtaaaattgagaaaacccttagaaactctaagttcgggggtcgttttcgttacgggaaggtatttggcacccgtaacgactatagtattctataggaaccgctttcctagctttatgtctacgctttacttttatgcttatttattgaaaagaaagtttatttagtttaagaatggagggaggaaatgtttgagattttattttattggacttggagaggttttgacctcttgcctacataccctttttagggatcaaaattccatgtagttctcttccaaaagtatttttggtgtgtttcaattgattttagtttttgaaaatggttttgaagaagagaaagaggccgtaaaggcatgagaggaaaagatagtgaattgttggttcaattattaaaatgtctaagtagaaattaagattcatttgaatttgattaagaaaataaaggaaaatacaatggagttttgactaaaaggtttattaggaaagatttgagttatggagttattttcgggaaaatgatattttttctaagtattgcgtttcctaaacatacatctaagcggtaaacatacaacgtgtgtgcgtgtcggtgcttgtgtcggtgtacatcattatagagagtccattgtcctttacactttgccctagtttacatgctatggtcttgcaagaaactaaaaggaaattaaactacctagaattattacatgtccacttaacataaaaatgaataggaatgaaatgatgaaatgctataaaatggatgagacatagaacaaaaaatggttagtaaaataaggCATGAAAATATGGCAAAgagagcaaacaaaggaatataTGGTAAACGGTAAAAAATGACGACAATAACCACAATACAAAGAGGAATGCAATACTTGCAaggcaagaaattaacaaatcatgttgaaaacagcaaaacacacacacaaacagtgGCATTCTTATCATGAAATTGCACATTGAACGTTCATATCATAGATCAAGATATCACGAACGGAAAAAACGAGAAATTGCATGAAATTCaactaaagaaaagaaaataatcaagaaagcaacacatatatttttatcaattttataacatgtaaaaaaatcacaaaaatgtcaaaaatgtatcaagaaacacatagaaatttttaggaatttttacgagaaaattagaacgaacagtggttcaaacagcaagaaaacatggtgtgaatagcaagaaaatagcaaaaacgcagcaaagcccaagcccaagcctAAGAGGCCCGgacgcacaggaaccacaggattgatccaagggatcaaaccctagatcaaacggccaggaatgaagggaattggaccggtcttggaccagTCCGATTCACTGGCCTATAAAAGGAGGGGAGCGCCGGTTCTTTCATTTGCTATTGCTCTCTCTAATTTCTCACTTCTCTCATTTCTCTCTAACTTCCTCCGCCGGATTCATGGATGAACGgccggggaagatgaagatctggccggaaccttcataggtccgccggaatcttcatcttctccggtgagatctCCAGTTTCCGGCAACCTCTAACCTCACCAGAACTTCAAGATTTTTACGTCTTTCTATTCGCCTTTAAACCCTAAACACAAATCTAACACTGATTTTCACAAACAAGGCTTGAAACAACGTAGATCTAGAATtttcatacggttttgaaaattatttagttttttcaactttttttgaatgaaaccgTTCAAACTCCTACAGATCTACATAGTTTCGTCTTTGTTGCTGTTCTtgagaaaaaaagatgaagtttgagttttacctgagtctTTTATTGGAGATTTTGCGAGATTCTTCAGAAAAACTTGATTCTTGGTTctgctttgttgattttgcttgggaaccgaaaataaatcggtgtcttcaccggttcactttcttcatcttcttcgccggtttgaaactctcttccttttcttctctgtgatcggtgctggagtttctcaccttgaattgcagagatttcaattcaatgatgaagattcatccatGGATCCCTGAGAATTGATGCAATTTCATTGAATTTATTGATGAAGTTTGGTTCTGGAagttagggtttgtgaattgttcttggtgatttttctgttttgatcctaactgccaagagagagaatCTTTCACGTGTTTGTGAGTTGGCACTGATTGAATGGGTCTCTGTGGATTTCtctgacactgtgcactatttataagctgccacttgtacttgagatccaatgaaatggtgacacctggacttgtatggctcggccttggacttgttGTGACCTAGGGACCTTTatgcaaaaaagtaaaattgaggactaaactgcaattaataataatggactaaaatgcaattttttaaaaagttttggactaaagtgcaattttGGAAACTTGCTTAagggaccagaatgcaattaaaaataaaatggaattaaaattggtaaattggaaaaaaaaaaaaaagtaaagtgaaacctaaaataaaaccagcaaaaggactaaaacgaaccaattacaacaatgaggtattttaaaatacctctctgtcgaaatttggacaggaaaagactaaaatgcccctagggactaaacagACTCAGAcgcaattttgaaatggtttttaaacaaagactcaacagtgatttgtaaaacaagttgaaaagactcagagacaaacacaaggacaaaaatgggttccactgcaggaaatgaccaaaataccctttttgtatgatttttgaaataacatgcaagaaaagcaatgcaatgattcagagagttttcaaatgatttgtaatgtaagaaagacactttggatgatcttatgcaagaaaaacacaggcAAAATTATGATTTGCAAATaccttgagacagagacagtaaaatatacatatgaaaataaagtgaagattcaaagtaaaacaatagtaaattgacaattatcagtggtagaaaagaaatttgaacgagtatttttaggtccaaaatcagggtataacaatttgtatatttgtactttgatgacattatttttaatttcatgagatttttttactttgtttaatgtacaaaaatatcggtttaattaagttgtgcatttgcgccaatattttttttgttatttgaaccgttatgatgaattttaaacgtttgtgtaatttgaaccaaatgtcggtttgatttaattatggacaattgtaaaagatattgtatttatcttgtttatgtccgagtttcaatgttgtatgaattattttgccTTTCGAAATGCTCTgatttaattacaggtaaaaactggccgaaaaaaAGCTTGGAAATGTTTTAGAATGATGCAGAGCTCACTGCCCAGattttctcggcagttaactaccgaggttttccttgGCAGTTAAGTTTTGCTTCGgaagttaactaccgaagttttagaaatccgtctgcagttaactgccgaggaaaacctcgggagttaactgccgaggatcttCTGCTACAAATCTGGCAGAATCTCCTCTTATCcattattcatctcatcttccaaataatttcttcaaatttctctcaaaatctctctaaaaaacacaaccaaatccaaccaaatttattcaacaaaatcacaagtaagtaattataatgttattaacttacattttagttgttataaatgtttttattttttagtttttgaatacatttattattttttagtttttgagtagatttacatgttataattaatttttagggtagatgttagttgattaatgttgttaaaatatttgcatgatgtttatgttatacgattaatttttttattttagtaagagtatatgatttataattttagggttatttttataaattttagagTCTATGTTTAATGGgcacatcaagtgtttgatgaaatgtttaaatgagtttttcattgattgtttttaatttcttattgtgtaaatttaaaacaatggtcgggtggatcgacattcatgcgcaattcaacggcggagaacctcagaggttgaaggttcggtgccttggtgtaacgttaagaggtctcaaggatgaactgactgGATTCAACCAATGAGTCAACCCTAGAGACACAAGGATGGTGGAACACGtttggtataaacgtccaacgctcgacgaggggaagtatcattcacttgggtggaattaacgaacgacgaaaacgtgacgagcatgttttgggagcacatcATGTTTCAGtagatcgatatgcgggtgaagttgcttagatcaactgaagatatcatcaaaagtttgattccgccagaagattgTCATTAGTTAGAGTAAgatgcattccaactacaacaattgtcttcctttgaatggggtaattcaaacttgtcaaacaacaggactcgAGCATTTCGCAAGCACTTCatgtttctcctttgaaaatattaaactcttgttatgctggtttagatgaaggtattaagtgtgaaggattgaacctcaattcggtggcacttgaataccatcatctaaagcaagcctaacaaaaatttattcttttcaaagggaaaacatgaaGTGTTTGACGAAATGTTTGAGTCTTGTTGTTTGACAGGTTTGAATCTAtctcattcaaaggtaacacaattgttggagttggaatgcacatttcaactgcaacaattgtcttactctggatgaggcaattcaaacttgttaatcggcagAACTCCAGCATTCGATGAGCATCTTGAacaatggtattcaagtgtcaaggaatgcagctcattcttttgacacttgaataccagcgttcAAGATGCTGATCGAATACTGGTGTCCTgctgcttagcaagtttgaatttgcctcATTCAGTGGTACGatgattgttgcagttggaaggtaaatttcggaatgtaatgtaatgtgtaatgcaatgtaatgtgatacatatattttgttttgaatgaaacaataattatcttatttattcacttttcaaatttatttattccaaatgcgattttattctaagtaccataatgtcaaacaaaatgtgcgcgacacaaaaataaaacataaaaaaatccaaaacaaataggcattaaaagccattacattcattcttcctcgtcacacaaatCAATCGGGTTGCCCGCTACGTCCCTTCggtaccttgttttggttgaggaccgaaatagcatgtcctcccgctcctcctcaacctcgagtgattgtacaccggcaccttcgaacccttctttttttcggaATCATCGCAAACAATTCCGTGCCACGTCATAggtgatttttctttgttcttctcatcaccctgaacgttaccctgattctgattctgagacatatctacattaaaaaaaaatggcgatcaaaacctaacaattcaataaaagttctctaacaattctaatcattctaacctaaactatcctaacatatcataaaatcaacaaatcaatataatcgaacctatataatcgaaatttaacaaaaaataacaaataattcgaccacaaagcaacaatgcaataggattcaaaaaacttacttgtttttgtgattgaaattggcttggaatgacttcaaatgactcaaaatcgCACCTTGGATAATATAAACGCAACAAtagagttttggaaactcctatgttgTTCTGTACTAAATGTCAATGTAATATTTACAAATGACatgaattaattttaataatttttaaattattaacgaTAATTCATTTTGGTTATGGTAATAGCATTATAGGCTTAGAATTTGCTTATAGGTAAAGGCTAATTATACGTGAAATCAAGCATTGaattctaactttttttcttttaaaaaaacaatgaattatGCTAATCTTTTTGTCCTTTCTGTTTATGAATCCATACAATtgtgctaattttttttcttccgcgAATTGAGGCATATATTTCCACTAATGTTAAGGCAAAGAAAACATATCAATGATTTctaaataagtttttgatttctttttcaatGCATCCTTAGTAGTTAAGGCAAAtaaatattccttaaaaaaaaattattgtgagTATCAAATATCGTGGCGTCAAATTATAAACTCGAacactaaaaaatttaaaaaatgtagcaacaaatttataaattgttgttttgtttttttgaagagaagACATTAATGGAATATATTTCTCATTAGTGAAATCATAGTAGCATATATTATGTAATCCTATGAAAGTTAGTTACAACAAACTAACTTGATAACTTGTGAAGCAAGCTATCCATATAACTAACTAATAGTTTCCTTTATTTCTTCATTATGCAAtacacatcatatatatatatatatatatatatatatatatatatatatatatatatatatcataatcCTCCTCTATCTTCCTCGCTTCTCTTTTCTCAAACTTTAAAAGTTCAAAACTCATACTCCTAAAACTCTTCTCAAATCTATGGTTTTCCATCAAAATCACCTACAAATCATCACATTTCACAAGATTTGAAGTAATAAGCAAAATATAAGTTCtcgttatagttttttttcttcttcatattgGTATCCGGATTTTGTAATTCGGATGTATGTTGTATCTCAATTTTACAATTCGGGTTCTATGCAGGTTATGTTTTCTAATTTCCATATTTCTTTGTTGTACTTGGGTTTTATGTTGTATTGAGTTATAATTGCTTTAGTTTTCCCTTTCTTTTAGTTATAAGGATGGAGGGAAAccacaaataaaaacaataaataattgcagtgaaactaataaaaaaaatttgtttttatgaagCTAAACTAACCTACCGAAATTAGCACCGAtgagaatcgaacttgagatTTTGAGAAAAGCACATTCCAAGATTAGAAGTCAACACCACTATGCCAACTCAAGTAGACTACATAAAAAATTCTCTTAGTTGGATCATTACAAATGATCATGACTCATTGATTGAATAATTACATCTTGTAGCGTAGTAAAGTCGATTTTATAATCATCTATTTACATACAACAATTAAACGACAAAAGAGTCATTACAAATCGACTTTATAATCTTCTCTTTACATACAACAATTAAACGACAACAAAGCATCCGACTACGCATCAAGGGATCATAGTGATTTCAGGTTGAAGGGTGGTATACACCATTATCACTTTGGAAATATCTTATGGCACTTACATAACAAAAAGCAGaatccaatataaataattGAGTTCTTCagaaactatataataaatctttataattttaattttataacatAAGATCAATTTTTATGCAATTTAGTTCTCAAATGAAGCACAAATGttgaatttttctagaattCATATGAAATAAAGAAACACACTAATAGAATATGATTCACACAATAACGATGAAATACATTAATAAGAATGTATCTTAAAGGCTTTGATTAATGCAATTTTAATAGTATATTCTTTAATCATCgatacaaaattaaaacttatcTACATGTTAAAATGGATCAAGAAGAATTGCATACCGTTTAAATTGGTGAGAGCTTCCTATGATAACatgttatgaattttttttaatagaacaAGAGAAAACAAGTAAAGGAGAAGATAATTTCTATTATTCCTATAAATGTACATTTATGTTACATTcaagctctatttatagagaaatataaTGATATTATATTAGCCAATAATATGACCAATAACTAATGGGTATCCACTTATATTATTCATAGTAACAAATGGCACgtaaacataaataatttttttgaaggggtgtgaacataattttttttccataaaataaacaatataaaatgataaatattgatagaatacattgattaataaaatttcgctaaaaataaaaaggataatCCATTCGAGCTAAtaacataaaatgaaaaattacaaaaaccaacatatatgattatattcaaaTGTCCAGAATACTCATACTTTCTGATTTGTAATGTTAATGACATCAGAGTCATTGATTAAATATGCACTGAAACGAAGTTGATATGACAATTTGAATCGATTGAATAttataataacaaacaaaacaacatcgCAACACCTGGACGGAAAacgaaaaatataaaaatatatgtaaacatagattttttttttgaagaatgtaAACATAGAtgataacaaacaaaataactaACGaattctcaatttttattgaCAGTCTGTGTAAAACGATATACACCGACGGTGCATTGTGTTACATCGTAAAAACGCAGAACAACAGTGTTTCAACACAGTCACTTGGTCTAAACTAAAGAAATAGACACCTTAATGCTGCGACTTGCACTGCAAAGAGTTTCattatcatcttcttcttcttcctgtTCCCGGTTCATTACCGGTTCGGCTTCAAAACCAAGCTTATCAATATGGAGGCGAAAGAAAGAGCTGGGTAAAGAAGGTCTCATCATTACCAAAGAGCTCAAGAGACTCCAAACCGACCCGGTTCGCTTAGACCGGTTTGTCCGGTCCAATGTTTCTCGCTTGCTCAAGTCCGACCTTGTTTCTGTCCTCTTTGAGTTCCATGGACAGGACAATGTCTTTCTCTCTATGAAGGTTCGGTTTTTACGTTTCTTCttagttttatattatatttttctcaatgTTCTTGTTATTAATTTAGAGTATATTTGGATTGAttatttgagcttatgaaaCGGTTCGGGagaacttatagcttatattaaaatatttgatgactttattttatcGTTTGTTATAGATGGTAATAGCTTATAAATAAGTGCTTAAATGATAAGTGCATATGttataaacacttaattaagctgtttatgtAAAAAGGGTATAAACAGTTGGGCGTTGTTTTGATAAACAAGTTTTTTTGCAACTTATAGCATACATGCTTATTAAATAAGTGGTtatgaataagctatttctgtaatataagataaaataaagtcaaactgatttcgtataagctataagttgtttcatTATACTATcttgaagagcttatgaaaataagctgaaaacagcttgtgaacatgtcataagctgttttcttgaattttcaaaaCAGTTTCACTATGCTTATGACAATAGataactcaaataagtcaattcaaacaggcccttagtttatgaaattaacaaaatttgattttgtaaattctcAATCACATAATGTCTATGACATCCAATTTCAGGAACTAAATTGAATGATTcaaaaggactaatttgataaaaagatgtttattttccaaatctattttgaaatattaataatttcataaacaaaattggcACTGTACTACAATTTGGAGATTGATTTTATTGATAGTATATTGATTTTATAGGCGTTGTTGTTTATGCATTGGTGTGATTACATGAGAAGGTTAAGTGATGGATTTGATGACACGAATAAGTTTACCTTAGAAGATTTACGGATTTTCAGCATAGGTATAAACTTAAAATACTCTTTTAAGcttgaagagaagaaagaaaaagtataaTCTTTTTGGGCTAATTAGTTGTGTTACTATGTGATGTTACTTGCACTCAAAAGTCATGGCTTTAACCTGTCTTATTCTCAATAGGATGCTACAGTCGTTATGTTTCATACATTTTCATTGAAATGGGCTTGAACTCTGTCACATGGTTATGTTCTGTTATGTATATCTGATCTTTAATGTTGTCATTGATATTCGCCTTAGCTCTTGAATGGTAGATGTGAGGTGTGTATGAATGATTCATGTGTAGGATTCTTTCATAGGCTGCATTTAAATGTTGATTTGAAGAGAAAATTAACTATCTAATAAATGAAGAGAATAAGTAGAATGTAGCCAGGGTGTTGTTATGAATGaggaaaatagagaaaataattgACAGACGGTAACACAACAATGTTATGCAGAGACTTTTAAACATAAATTTCCCTTGCAAAATTAGTACATAACACTGTCCCTCAATACGATACATcatttttatgcagatttttacATACATCAGTAATCACTATCTAGGGTTTAGTGAAAATACAACCTAATTGGTCTGCTCTTAGTAGGTTTTAACAGAATTGACTCTTTATGAAGTTCGGAACAAAACATCTACCTGCATTTATGCACATAGCTTTTGTGTGGAATGCAGGATCTGTTAGCTATGTGTGTGTAAACCAAGCTCCTTCAATAAACGTGAGCCATTGTTCTATCCTCAGATTCAACATTAGAGCCAACAACACTACCCTTAGTACTTTTCCAATATAAAAGACAAATAACCTTAGAGTAATGTTTTTATGGTTCCTACAAAATCACTATTGTACTCCCCTGGGCAAATATCCATTTTAGGCGGATAGTACCGACATGCAAATAAGATCCCACATATGATTCGATTCAAGAAGTACCACTGTAGGAGTGTTTAGGGGATCAACAGAGATTGGAACATAAGAAGCAGTAAGAAAATATGATTCTAAAGAGTTAACTCTTGCGATATTACTAAACTCTACCACACATATATGAGTTAGATCATATGTAAAATCTCTTTTGCATGAACTTTGACAAGATCGATAAACTTTCAATTAGTCAATTCTATAGTTTTACCCTATATTTATACATGGTTTTGGCTACTGATATAtgttttcaaataatattttataaacttGCATGAGATCAAGATTTAGGTATAGGATTTGGGTTTATCAACTCCTCACTATACCAAGACTATCGAGTTTGACATGAAAACAACCTTTAGCATTGTTGATGATCTAAGCTCTTAAGTATTGTCGTGGATAGGCAATTCTACCTAGTGGGAACAAACTTTCAAGT
It encodes:
- the LOC120579606 gene encoding pentatricopeptide repeat-containing protein At1g62350, encoding MLRLALQRVSLSSSSSSCSRFITGSASKPSLSIWRRKKELGKEGLIITKELKRLQTDPVRLDRFVRSNVSRLLKSDLVSVLFEFHGQDNVFLSMKLYDIVRKEIWYRPDMFFYRDMLMMLARNKRVDETKRVWDDLKGEVDETI